GTCCTTCAGCTCGAATTTGCCAGCCTTGCCTTCGAAGGCGAGGATGTCGAAGGCCTCCTGCATCTTGTCGGCGGTGATGCCGAGCGAGTTGGCGAGCGCGTCGGCGGTAAGCGCGATATCCGACATCTCGGCGCCAGAGGCCTGGGCGGTGCGGGCGACAGTCGGGAGGAAAGCCAGCGCCTCCTCCAGCGACCGGCCTGACGCGATCAGCGTTTCGAGACCTTGCACCACGTTGTCGAACGGCAGCTTGGACTTGTCGGCCAGCTCCTGCAGCACGGCGATGGTCGGCCTGATGGCCGTCGCCGGCTTGTCGGCGTTGATGATGATGCGGCCGATCGTGCGCTCGAGCTGCGCATAGTCGCGCGCCGTGCGGATCGCGACATAACCCGCTGCCGCCACCGCCACGCCGGCGACCCTGCCCGCCGTCGTCCATTGCGCGAGCCGCTTCTGCCGCTCGGCCTCCTGCGCGTCCAGCAGCCGCTCTTCCGCGACCTGCGCGCGTGTCAACCGCATATTGTTTCGCGCGAGGTAGACGTCGCGTTCCGCGCGCTGGAGAGCGGTCAGATTTCGCTTGATCGTCTGGGCCCTGCCCGATGCCCGATCGAGCAGGCTCACGACCAGCTCTGCCGTCATCCTTGCCATCAGGCATCATCCTTCGGCGTGGCAAACACGAACTCCGGCACGACCTGGTGGAAGATCTCCATCAAGGCCTCGGCGTCATCCCAGGCGAGTTTCTTCAGCACGGCGGCGGGGAGATCGCAGAGCCGTGCGAGCAGCTCGCGGTTGCTGATCACGGCATTCGACCAGTCGTCGATATCCTGGAGCATGGCCGGCCGAATCCTAATCCGCGCGATCTTCCCGTCGCCGCGCGTGATCGCGCGCCGCAGCGTCAGATAGCGGTAATCGACATCGGTCAGGTCGAGGGAGACTTCCCCCTCCTCGGCGGCGGCTTCCGGCGACGTTTCGGCGGCTGTGACGGGCCCCTCGTCGGCGCCCGTCATAAAGTCCTCGATCGCGTTCTTCCCCATCTTGGAACTGCTTGCCATCATTCAATGCCCAGCAGGACGCGTGCCTTGGTCAGTTCGTCGACGCCGAACTGCCGGCGCCTGCTCGTGAAGTAGTCCCAGTAGAACCATTCCTCGTTGTCGACCGAGAGCTCGTAGTGGGTGACCTCGCCGATCTGGTGATCGTGGCCGAAGGCCGAGGATCGGTCGAAGGCGTCCGGCGCGATGCGGCTGACGATGCCGCGGATGACCGTCTTCGCTTGGAAGGCGTCGCCGGTCTGCTTGTTCTTCAGCACGCCGTAGCCGGTGAAGTTGAGCGGCTGATTGGTGCCGACGCCCATGGCGCGATAGCTCGACTTGGCGAAGCCGGCGAACTTGAAGGTCGGCTGCAGCGCCTTGATCGCGTTCATGCCGAACTCCACCTCGCCCGGCGCGCCGCCGCCGAGATGCGAGACGGTCACCTGCTCCAGCGTCGGCAGCCCGAGCGACTGGAGCTTGATGTGGTTCGAATCTTCGGGGTCCTGGTCGCCGACGAAGAGGTTGACCTGTTCGAGCAGCAGAAGTTTCTCGGCCATGGGAGGCTTCCTTTTGCGAGGGTTTGGTGGTTCGGGCGAAGCCCGCAAGCCCGACCGGGCGTCGCGGCCTATGCCGCGCCCCGCCGGAGCCGCAGGCGGCAAAGCCGCCGGTGCGCGGCGTGAGGCAGATCAGGAGATCAGGTTCTGCCTGGCGATCAGTTCGTCGATCGTCGCCTGCAGGGCGGGCGCATAGGGCCGGCTGGTCATGGTCAGGCGGCGGAACACCGGCGCTTCCTCGAATTGCGCGTCGATATAGATGTGACCGGAGCGCAGATCCTGCGCGTTGTTGAGCTCCAGATCGAAGCGGCATTTGAAGCCAAGGATGTCGCCATTGGCTTCCGCCTTGGCGAGGATGTCGTGCACGGTGTTGACGACCGACTGGATGGTTTGGGTCGTCAGGTTGAACTTGCCGAGGAACTGGCGCAGCGTGCGCAGGCAGGTGAGCTCGATGAAGTCGCGGCCGCGCACCTTGTGATACTGCTGCCAGATCGTCTGGGCCGACAAATTGTCGGTGCCGATATAGACGAAGCCGCCCTCAGCGATGGCGAAGTCGTCGCCGCTGTCGCCGCGCACGATGATGCCCCCTTGAGCCGCGAGTATCTCCTGCCCTTCGGTCGAGCCGTCGGTGAGCGAGAAGCGGTAGTTCTGCTCGGGCCCGACGATGCCGTAGAGCGCCTGGTTCGCCCAGGAGCGGAACGGCCGGCCGTCATTCTCATAGTCGCGGCGCACGGCGACGCCGGCGATGCGCGGCGCGGCCGGCCGGGTGACGACATCGCCATCCTTGTCGATGCGCTTGACGCCGGGCGTGACCGGGATCAGGCGGTCCGACGACAGGGTCTCGCGCCATTGGGTGAAGGCGGAAAGGCCGTTCGGCCCGTCGACGATCGCCACGGCCAGGATCTTGTTCAGCACTTCGGGAAGCGCCGCGCAGACTGCATTGGCGAGTTCCTCGACCGTTGCGGTCGCGGTCGGCAGCACCTTGCCGGCATCGGCGCCGCCGCCGGTGAAGGTGACGTTGAGCGGCGCCGAGAGATAGGCGCCGGGATTGTCGATGACTAGCAAGGCCACCTTCTGCGCGTCGGGCCCGGTGCCCATGACGGCATGGGCGGTCGGCAGGACCTTGTTCGGATCGGCGCCGCCGCCGGTGAAGGCGACGGCCGGCGCCGCGGTCATGTTGGTCCCTTGCGTGGTGAGCGCAAGGCTGGTCAGCGCGCCAAACTGCTGGGTCGTGTAACCGGGCGTCATGATGAGGCGCGGGTAGACGCCGAGATCGGCGCCCGCATTGACGAAGGCGTTGATGCCGGTGCCGTTGACCGACGAGCCGACGATGTTGGCGATCGTCTCGGCGATATAATCGCCCTCGGCGACACGGTTGACGACGAGCTGGGCGGCAACCTGGTAAGGGCCGAGCTGCGCATTGATGCCTTCGACGGCGTCGATGAAGAGCGAATCAAGATCGCAAAGCGCCAGCTTCGTGCTGTCGTTGGAGTTCATGCGCACCGCGACGCCTTCGGGGAAAGCCGCGTCGAAAGCTTCCTGCGCGGCGGTGGCGGCCTTGGCGAAGGGCATGCAGATGCCGACGACGCTCATCAGCGCATTCGACGGCACCGCCGCCTCGTTGGCGTCGCGGCGGATCGTGATCCCGAAGACGGGGTCAGTCATGACAGTCTCTCCTGTGGTTGAGAAATGCGGGCATAAAATGAACCGCAGAGCGCGGGCAGCGACGCTGGAACGCTGTTTCGCTAGAGCGAAAAGGCCGTGACAAAGAATTCGTTATCTGTTGCTTGATCACGTGCCCCTAAGCTTTGAGCCAGGGGCTGTACCGACCTAA
This region of Mesorhizobium sp. M2A.F.Ca.ET.046.03.2.1 genomic DNA includes:
- a CDS encoding phage tail protein; its protein translation is MTDPVFGITIRRDANEAAVPSNALMSVVGICMPFAKAATAAQEAFDAAFPEGVAVRMNSNDSTKLALCDLDSLFIDAVEGINAQLGPYQVAAQLVVNRVAEGDYIAETIANIVGSSVNGTGINAFVNAGADLGVYPRLIMTPGYTTQQFGALTSLALTTQGTNMTAAPAVAFTGGGADPNKVLPTAHAVMGTGPDAQKVALLVIDNPGAYLSAPLNVTFTGGGADAGKVLPTATATVEELANAVCAALPEVLNKILAVAIVDGPNGLSAFTQWRETLSSDRLIPVTPGVKRIDKDGDVVTRPAAPRIAGVAVRRDYENDGRPFRSWANQALYGIVGPEQNYRFSLTDGSTEGQEILAAQGGIIVRGDSGDDFAIAEGGFVYIGTDNLSAQTIWQQYHKVRGRDFIELTCLRTLRQFLGKFNLTTQTIQSVVNTVHDILAKAEANGDILGFKCRFDLELNNAQDLRSGHIYIDAQFEEAPVFRRLTMTSRPYAPALQATIDELIARQNLIS
- a CDS encoding phage major tail tube protein, whose protein sequence is MAEKLLLLEQVNLFVGDQDPEDSNHIKLQSLGLPTLEQVTVSHLGGGAPGEVEFGMNAIKALQPTFKFAGFAKSSYRAMGVGTNQPLNFTGYGVLKNKQTGDAFQAKTVIRGIVSRIAPDAFDRSSAFGHDHQIGEVTHYELSVDNEEWFYWDYFTSRRRQFGVDELTKARVLLGIE